A part of Nitrospiraceae bacterium genomic DNA contains:
- the topA gene encoding type I DNA topoisomerase — MSSLVIVESPAKSKTINKILGKTFSVKASIGHVKDLPKKKLGVDVKKNFEPTYVVIPGKDKIIKELKKAAKSADKIYLATDPDREGEAIAWHIADELNGKAKNIFRVTFNEITAKAVKEAIKNPQRIDMNKVDAQQARRILDRLVGYSLSPLLWRKVRRGLSAGRVQSVAVRLVVEREREIEAFKKEEYWSISANLEGGKPPKFWAKVSTIDAKYRVPGAKFLLPDETSASTLVNDLKNKIYILKKIEKKNRKRMPYPPFITSTLQQSAARALNFSAKKTMMFAQQLYEGVDLKGEGSVGLITYMRTDSLRVAPEAQTAARKFIEKEFGKDYLPDSSPVYKSKASAQDAHESIRPTYLDHKPEDIKHYLSKEQFALYKLIWNRFIASQMAPAQLEQTTLIIEAGNGTPTAELRASGTVVRFNGFLVLYEEAKEENEEGDEAILPSLEEGEKLKLHELQPKQHFTQPPPRYSEATLVKTLEEKGIGRPSTYANILSTIQDRKYVQKTEGKFMPTELGVVVNDLLVDKFSALMDIGFTASMEDKLDHIEEGKTKWVKVVKEFYKPFDASLTEAANSTERVKPQDIPTEEICEKCGKPMVIRWGRHGRFLACSGFPECKNAKPIEDKNGGEPAPAIDEKCPKCGAQMVMKAGRFGKFLACSKYPECKTTKAVTTGVKCPDDNGDIVERRSKRGKMFWSCSNYPNCKFASWYKPVPKKCPLCKAEFLYEKRAKDGTVTLTCHNKECGYKTETDSSAAKEQQE; from the coding sequence ATGAGTTCACTGGTTATTGTTGAGTCGCCTGCAAAATCAAAGACCATTAACAAGATACTCGGGAAGACTTTTTCAGTTAAGGCTTCTATCGGACATGTAAAAGACCTTCCTAAGAAAAAGCTCGGCGTTGATGTAAAGAAAAATTTCGAACCTACTTATGTTGTCATTCCGGGCAAAGATAAGATAATAAAAGAACTTAAAAAAGCAGCGAAGTCTGCGGACAAGATATATCTTGCGACCGACCCTGACAGAGAAGGCGAGGCAATTGCATGGCATATTGCTGACGAGTTGAACGGCAAAGCAAAAAATATATTCAGGGTAACCTTTAATGAGATAACAGCAAAGGCTGTTAAGGAAGCTATAAAAAATCCGCAGCGCATTGACATGAACAAGGTCGATGCACAGCAGGCAAGAAGGATACTTGACAGACTTGTGGGTTACAGCTTAAGCCCTCTCCTCTGGAGAAAAGTACGAAGGGGATTGAGCGCAGGCAGAGTGCAGTCAGTTGCTGTGCGTCTTGTTGTTGAAAGAGAGCGCGAGATCGAGGCATTCAAAAAAGAAGAATACTGGTCAATAAGCGCAAATCTCGAAGGCGGGAAGCCTCCAAAGTTCTGGGCAAAAGTCTCAACAATTGACGCAAAGTACCGGGTACCAGGAGCAAAATTCTTACTGCCTGATGAAACATCCGCATCTACGCTGGTCAATGATCTTAAAAACAAGATTTACATCCTTAAGAAGATAGAGAAAAAGAACAGAAAGAGGATGCCTTACCCTCCTTTTATCACAAGCACTCTCCAGCAGTCAGCAGCACGCGCGCTCAATTTCTCTGCAAAAAAAACAATGATGTTTGCACAGCAGTTGTATGAAGGCGTAGACCTAAAAGGAGAAGGTTCAGTAGGTTTAATAACCTATATGAGAACAGATTCTCTGAGAGTCGCTCCTGAAGCGCAGACCGCTGCAAGAAAATTTATCGAAAAAGAATTTGGCAAGGATTATCTTCCTGATTCCTCGCCTGTTTACAAGAGCAAGGCATCTGCTCAGGATGCACACGAGTCGATCAGACCAACATATCTGGATCATAAGCCAGAAGATATAAAGCATTATCTTTCAAAAGAACAGTTCGCTTTGTATAAGCTGATATGGAACAGATTCATCGCAAGCCAGATGGCTCCTGCACAGCTTGAACAGACAACACTTATTATTGAGGCTGGAAATGGGACGCCTACCGCCGAACTTCGCGCATCAGGAACAGTCGTCAGATTCAACGGTTTTCTTGTTCTTTATGAAGAAGCAAAGGAAGAAAATGAGGAAGGTGATGAAGCAATTCTCCCTTCATTGGAAGAAGGCGAAAAACTTAAACTGCATGAACTTCAGCCTAAACAGCATTTCACACAGCCGCCTCCAAGATATTCTGAGGCAACACTAGTAAAAACACTCGAGGAAAAAGGGATAGGAAGACCAAGCACATACGCAAATATTCTCTCTACCATACAGGACAGAAAATACGTACAGAAAACAGAAGGGAAATTCATGCCAACAGAGCTTGGGGTTGTCGTGAATGATCTGCTCGTGGATAAATTCTCTGCATTGATGGATATTGGGTTTACTGCAAGCATGGAAGATAAACTTGACCACATAGAAGAAGGGAAAACAAAATGGGTGAAAGTCGTGAAAGAGTTCTATAAACCATTTGACGCAAGTCTCACAGAAGCAGCAAATTCAACAGAAAGGGTTAAACCTCAGGATATACCAACAGAAGAAATATGTGAAAAATGCGGAAAACCGATGGTAATAAGATGGGGAAGGCACGGAAGGTTTTTGGCATGCTCTGGATTCCCTGAGTGCAAGAACGCAAAACCTATTGAGGATAAGAACGGCGGTGAACCTGCTCCTGCAATAGACGAGAAATGTCCTAAATGCGGAGCACAGATGGTTATGAAGGCAGGGAGATTCGGAAAATTTCTTGCATGTTCAAAATATCCTGAATGCAAGACAACAAAGGCAGTAACAACAGGAGTAAAATGTCCTGATGACAACGGAGATATTGTTGAGAGGCGCTCTAAGAGAGGCAAGATGTTCTGGAGCTGCAGTAATTATCCAAACTGCAAATTTGCATCGTGGTATAAGCCTGTTCCTAAAAAATGTCCTTTATGCAAGGCTGAATTCCTGTACGAGAAGAGGGCAAAAGACGGGACAGTGACACTTACCTGCCATAATAAAGAATGCGGATACAAAACTGAAACCGACTCGTCTGCAGCCAAGGAACAGCAAGAATAG
- a CDS encoding molybdopterin-guanine dinucleotide biosynthesis protein MobB, with protein sequence MGSNKSNAGKTTLAVEILKHLAGNSRNWGAIKYTKTALYSSIVDDPSIIRQKDKDTERLLSAGAEEVLWVQSPAEELADVLPVAVERMSNLEGIIIEGNSAIEFLKPDIVIFIFKKDSEGFKKSGLAVLDMADIILFDEKPSVKLPEKAENFRINLASISGAEEFLKHLDGLINEKQNRRRDQEKSC encoded by the coding sequence ATCGGAAGCAACAAAAGCAACGCTGGCAAGACTACACTAGCAGTCGAAATTCTGAAACACCTTGCCGGAAATTCCAGGAACTGGGGCGCTATCAAGTACACAAAGACCGCGCTCTACAGCTCGATAGTTGATGATCCTTCGATAATCAGGCAGAAAGACAAAGACACTGAAAGACTTCTGAGCGCAGGCGCAGAGGAAGTTCTATGGGTGCAATCTCCTGCAGAAGAGCTTGCAGATGTTTTGCCGGTTGCAGTAGAAAGGATGTCTAATCTGGAAGGGATAATCATAGAAGGAAACAGCGCGATTGAGTTTTTAAAACCTGATATTGTAATATTTATCTTTAAGAAAGATTCAGAAGGCTTTAAAAAAAGCGGGTTAGCAGTTCTTGATATGGCAGACATAATCCTCTTCGATGAAAAGCCTTCAGTAAAATTACCTGAAAAAGCAGAGAATTTCAGGATTAACCTCGCTTCAATATCAGGGGCAGAGGAATTTTTAAAACATCTGGATGGTTTAATAAATGAAAAACAGAATCGAAGAAGAGATCAAGAAAAGAGCTGTTGA
- the ccsB gene encoding c-type cytochrome biogenesis protein CcsB — protein MEYTSFEIALIFYLAATIISALELFKSTKITSRLMFMSAVIGFAFHTINIISRYIDAGHIPISNFHEATSFFSWCTIFFFIILEIKYKVGLLGSFIMPIGFLLMLASSMLPKEIIPLSPVLQHYLLGIHTVLAFMGNASFAMAFGIGIMYLVQEHYVKSKHPSGLFQRLPSLQILDEINHKLITIGFPLLTLAIITGAIWAQKAWGSYWRWDDPRQVWSLATWLIYAIILHARLLAGWRGRRASILSIIGFITIIIAFFGVKLLKKGLHVFL, from the coding sequence ATGGAATACACTTCATTTGAAATTGCCCTGATCTTTTATTTAGCCGCAACAATTATCAGTGCATTAGAATTATTCAAAAGCACAAAGATAACCTCAAGGCTGATGTTCATGTCTGCCGTGATCGGCTTTGCATTTCACACAATCAATATCATCTCCCGTTATATTGATGCCGGACATATTCCAATATCGAATTTTCATGAGGCTACATCCTTTTTTTCCTGGTGTACGATATTCTTTTTCATAATACTTGAGATTAAATATAAGGTCGGGCTGCTTGGCTCATTCATCATGCCGATAGGATTTCTTCTCATGCTGGCATCTTCAATGCTTCCAAAAGAGATAATTCCTTTAAGTCCTGTTCTTCAGCACTATCTTCTTGGTATTCACACTGTGCTGGCATTTATGGGAAATGCATCATTCGCAATGGCATTCGGAATAGGGATAATGTACCTTGTACAGGAACACTATGTTAAATCAAAACATCCTTCAGGATTATTTCAAAGGCTTCCAAGCCTTCAGATTCTCGATGAGATAAATCACAAGCTGATAACAATCGGATTTCCCCTGCTCACCCTTGCAATAATAACAGGCGCTATTTGGGCGCAAAAGGCATGGGGAAGTTATTGGAGATGGGATGATCCTCGTCAGGTCTGGTCTCTCGCAACATGGCTCATATACGCAATAATTCTGCATGCAAGACTTCTTGCAGGATGGCGCGGCAGGCGAGCCTCAATACTTTCGATAATAGGTTTTATCACTATAATAATAGCGTTCTTTGGTGTCAAATTACTTAAAAAAGGTCTTCATGTATTTCTATGA
- the hemA gene encoding glutamyl-tRNA reductase, which translates to MKISVFGVNHKTADVDVRERLAFNGPKLEEGLLKIKSITGINEAVILSTCNRVEIYTNSKAASNAHETVKNFLSDYQSIEREKLDKSLYAHENSNAIKHIFRVASSLDSMVVGEPQILGQLKDAFDFALSKKTTGVLINKLMKKAISVAKRIRTETRIAENAVSISFSAVELAKKIFTDLSTKTVVLLGAGEMAELAAKHLVKSGVKEVLIANRTYDRGCELAKEFNGRPIKFENLIEELVNTDIVICSTGASSYVITKSQIQKVMKERRQQPVFLIDISVPRNIDPEINEIDNVYLYDIDDLQGVVDTNMLGRKKEAEKAEMIIDEEVDKFLKWQSSLDAVPTIIALREKADAIKNDEILKIFNKIPELGTKEREAIECLASSILNKLIHPPTAALKEDCEDREVLIATIKKLYELN; encoded by the coding sequence ATGAAAATTTCTGTCTTTGGCGTAAACCATAAAACAGCTGATGTTGATGTAAGGGAAAGGCTCGCCTTTAACGGTCCCAAGCTTGAGGAAGGACTTTTAAAGATAAAATCCATTACAGGGATTAATGAAGCTGTGATTCTTTCAACATGCAACAGGGTTGAGATATATACAAATTCAAAAGCAGCGTCTAATGCGCATGAAACAGTAAAGAATTTTCTCTCTGATTATCAAAGCATCGAAAGAGAAAAACTTGATAAGTCCCTATATGCGCATGAAAATTCAAATGCAATAAAACATATATTCAGGGTTGCATCAAGCCTCGACTCAATGGTTGTCGGAGAGCCTCAGATACTCGGGCAGCTGAAAGATGCATTTGATTTTGCTCTCTCGAAAAAAACAACGGGTGTTCTTATCAACAAACTGATGAAAAAAGCAATCTCTGTTGCAAAGAGGATAAGGACAGAGACGCGCATTGCGGAAAATGCTGTGTCGATAAGTTTTTCTGCTGTTGAACTTGCAAAAAAAATCTTCACTGATCTTTCAACAAAGACAGTAGTGCTCCTTGGCGCTGGCGAGATGGCAGAGCTTGCAGCAAAACATCTTGTTAAGAGCGGAGTTAAGGAAGTGCTGATCGCAAATAGAACTTATGACCGCGGGTGCGAGCTTGCAAAGGAATTCAATGGAAGACCGATTAAATTCGAAAATCTTATTGAAGAACTTGTTAATACTGACATTGTCATATGCTCAACAGGAGCATCTTCATATGTTATTACAAAATCTCAAATACAAAAAGTAATGAAAGAGCGAAGACAGCAGCCGGTATTTCTTATCGATATATCAGTTCCAAGAAATATCGATCCTGAGATTAACGAGATAGATAACGTGTACTTGTATGATATTGACGACCTTCAGGGAGTTGTTGACACAAATATGCTCGGAAGGAAAAAAGAGGCAGAAAAGGCTGAAATGATAATCGATGAGGAAGTCGATAAATTTCTTAAATGGCAGTCTTCTCTTGATGCAGTGCCAACAATAATTGCCTTAAGGGAAAAAGCTGATGCGATAAAAAATGACGAGATACTAAAGATTTTCAACAAGATACCTGAACTTGGAACAAAAGAAAGGGAAGCGATAGAATGTCTTGCCTCTTCTATATTAAACAAGCTGATCCACCCTCCTACTGCTGCATTAAAAGAGGATTGCGAGGACAGAGAAGTTCTTATTGCAACCATCAAGAAACTCTACGAGTTAAATTAA
- a CDS encoding deoxyguanosinetriphosphate triphosphohydrolase: MTIREQTEDIEKKIFHPNACLSSESRGRMKPEKEGDIRTCFQRDRDRIIHSKSFRRLKHKTQVFLAPRGDHYRTRLTHVLEVAQIARTISKALRLNEDLTEAIALGHDLGHTPFGHAGEAILREIHPGGFDHFKQSLRVVDFLENKGKGLNLTHEVRDGIVKHSKGKSVVIPEAKSDRALTLEGQIVRISDLIAYVNHDTDDALRAGVIKKSDIPKNIIKVLGESHSERIDRMVRDIVYKTRDVGIEELRMSDDVMDTICKLRDYLYEYVYEGDVIKKEFKKAKQILKSIYEYYLDNTEEAAKDIPSDEKQNKHRIVCDFVAGMTDGFALMTYERIFLPQQWTVI; the protein is encoded by the coding sequence ATGACTATCAGAGAACAGACAGAAGACATAGAAAAAAAGATTTTTCATCCAAATGCATGTCTCAGCTCAGAGAGCAGGGGAAGGATGAAGCCTGAAAAAGAGGGCGACATAAGAACCTGCTTTCAGCGGGACAGAGACAGGATTATACATTCAAAATCATTCAGAAGACTCAAACACAAAACTCAGGTGTTTCTTGCTCCAAGAGGTGACCATTACAGAACAAGGCTCACACATGTTCTTGAGGTTGCACAGATTGCCCGCACAATATCAAAGGCGCTCAGACTGAATGAGGATCTGACAGAGGCGATTGCTTTAGGCCACGACCTTGGACATACCCCATTTGGCCATGCAGGAGAGGCGATCCTTCGTGAGATTCATCCCGGAGGGTTTGATCATTTCAAGCAGAGTCTTCGGGTTGTGGATTTTCTTGAGAATAAAGGGAAGGGATTGAATCTCACTCATGAAGTGCGCGACGGCATTGTCAAACATTCAAAAGGAAAAAGCGTTGTCATCCCTGAAGCAAAGTCCGACAGGGCTTTGACACTCGAAGGTCAGATAGTCCGCATATCAGATCTAATAGCATATGTTAATCATGATACTGACGATGCACTCAGGGCAGGTGTTATAAAAAAATCAGATATTCCAAAAAACATAATAAAAGTTCTGGGTGAAAGCCATTCAGAGAGAATCGACAGGATGGTCAGAGATATTGTTTATAAGACAAGGGATGTGGGCATTGAAGAATTAAGAATGTCGGATGATGTGATGGACACGATATGCAAGCTAAGGGATTATCTCTATGAATATGTTTATGAAGGTGATGTTATAAAAAAGGAATTCAAAAAAGCAAAACAGATACTCAAATCCATTTATGAATATTATCTTGATAACACAGAAGAGGCAGCAAAGGACATTCCATCAGATGAAAAACAAAACAAACACAGGATAGTATGTGATTTTGTTGCAGGCATGACAGATGGATTTGCGCTTATGACATACGAACGTATTTTTCTTCCCCAGCAGTGGACTGTGATTTAA
- a CDS encoding class II fructose-bisphosphate aldolase, which produces MDFKKLSNIVSVKNGVLELKDRSGLRKIMDELVYDAVFTEDMKMQKAYLLLIKEAAKAFGAVPSSIHDLYEEMGKNYPGFTVPAINIRGLTYDVSKAIFRKAKEMKVGPVIFEIARSEIGYTKQRPLEYSAVVLAAAVKEDYTGPVFIQGDHFQLVRKNFIADPKPETDYVKGLIKEAIDAEFYNIDIDSSTIVDLEKPTIKEQQRPNFEKTAELAVHIREIEPKGVAVSIGGEIGEIGGKNSNPNELRAYLNGFKETYKAGKGLSKLSVQTGTSHGGVVLPDGTLAKVKIDFDTLRVLSDMARKEYGLSGCVQHGASTLPEEAFHMFPETGTSEVHLATGFQNIIYDSKATPADFKKEVYEFIKKEYAKERKEGQTEEQFIYSTRKKGFGPLKKKWWDLPSSIKNPIMEELEDRFELLFDKLKVRDTKEIVKKTVKPVVVKKEIPGSIVI; this is translated from the coding sequence ATGGATTTTAAAAAGTTAAGCAATATTGTTTCTGTAAAAAACGGGGTTCTGGAGCTTAAAGACAGATCTGGGCTTAGAAAGATTATGGATGAGCTTGTTTATGATGCGGTTTTCACAGAAGACATGAAGATGCAGAAGGCATATCTTCTTCTGATAAAAGAGGCTGCAAAAGCATTTGGAGCAGTGCCGTCTTCCATACATGATCTTTATGAAGAGATGGGAAAGAATTATCCCGGCTTCACGGTTCCTGCAATTAATATCAGGGGACTCACATATGATGTCTCAAAAGCAATCTTCAGAAAAGCCAAAGAGATGAAGGTCGGCCCTGTTATATTCGAGATAGCCCGCTCTGAGATCGGTTATACAAAACAGAGGCCTCTGGAATATTCTGCTGTTGTTCTTGCTGCTGCAGTAAAGGAAGATTATACGGGCCCGGTATTTATTCAGGGCGATCATTTTCAGCTTGTGAGAAAAAATTTTATTGCAGATCCAAAGCCGGAAACAGATTATGTTAAAGGATTGATTAAAGAGGCGATAGATGCAGAGTTTTATAACATTGACATCGATTCATCAACAATCGTTGATCTTGAAAAGCCTACAATAAAAGAACAGCAGAGACCTAATTTTGAAAAAACGGCAGAACTTGCAGTGCATATAAGAGAGATAGAGCCAAAGGGTGTTGCTGTTTCAATCGGAGGCGAGATCGGCGAGATCGGTGGAAAAAACAGCAATCCTAATGAACTAAGGGCGTATCTCAATGGATTTAAAGAAACATACAAGGCAGGAAAGGGCTTGAGCAAGTTGAGTGTCCAGACAGGTACATCGCATGGCGGGGTTGTTCTTCCTGACGGAACACTGGCAAAGGTGAAGATAGATTTTGATACCTTGAGGGTTCTATCTGATATGGCAAGAAAAGAATACGGACTCTCAGGTTGCGTCCAGCACGGCGCGTCAACCCTGCCTGAAGAGGCATTTCATATGTTTCCTGAAACAGGAACATCCGAAGTTCATCTTGCAACAGGATTCCAGAACATCATATACGACAGCAAGGCAACGCCGGCAGATTTCAAAAAAGAGGTATATGAATTCATAAAAAAGGAATATGCGAAAGAACGTAAGGAAGGACAGACGGAAGAACAGTTTATTTACAGCACCAGAAAAAAAGGGTTCGGTCCTTTAAAGAAAAAGTGGTGGGATCTTCCGTCAAGTATAAAAAATCCTATAATGGAAGAACTCGAAGACAGGTTCGAACTTCTTTTTGACAAACTCAAAGTTAGGGACACAAAAGAGATAGTGAAAAAGACAGTTAAGCCTGTTGTTGTGAAAAAAGAGATTCCAGGTTCGATTGTTATCTAA
- a CDS encoding AAA family ATPase, translated as MIYDNFFKFREEPFGVTPDPKFLYMSKKHEDALAHLQFGMSESRGFIMLTGEVGSGKTTLIRYLLDNLGQSTHTSMIINPMVEPLELLKLINHDFGVVCMGDTQKDHLEALNNFLLNVFSKDEKAVLVIDEAQELSMECLEFIRLLSNLETNTKKLLQVILVGQPELKGIVSSERLRQLDQRIAVRYHLEPLGLEDTVRYVNHRLKIAGGMALFPEKCIRLIHKYSHGIPRLINLVCDRSLLLAYSSGFINLSARTVKGAVSDLSSDKKEGIKRPSSVTKPVLVSIGVILLTVIAYTNLSVEENYLDAIKNALSGFKTTGKFYLSDNIYMVTDEGLSEDACALNLMSIYGERNLEAASNVLVDVQNRGYSVYRLSNELDRAIKLNVPGIIHLKNDSHNKCAVIKAIVGDSAVLIGSMEGRKTVKLEKLKDNIAGISIYFKNKFTGSNKISLLQQELKKRGFFKFYVTGIFGEITKKALRNFQKSEGLQATGRLDIETVLLLSKEKNTPRLIL; from the coding sequence ATGATCTACGATAATTTTTTCAAATTCAGGGAAGAGCCTTTTGGCGTAACGCCTGATCCAAAGTTTTTGTACATGAGCAAAAAGCATGAAGACGCGCTTGCGCATCTGCAATTCGGGATGTCTGAGAGCAGAGGCTTCATAATGCTTACAGGCGAGGTAGGTTCAGGAAAAACAACACTCATTCGTTACCTTCTAGATAATCTTGGCCAGAGCACACATACTTCAATGATAATTAATCCGATGGTTGAACCTCTGGAACTTCTTAAACTCATTAATCATGATTTTGGCGTTGTATGCATGGGGGATACTCAGAAAGACCATCTTGAAGCTCTAAATAACTTTCTGCTTAATGTTTTTTCGAAAGATGAAAAGGCTGTTCTTGTTATAGACGAGGCTCAGGAATTGAGCATGGAATGTCTGGAATTCATAAGGCTTCTTTCGAATCTTGAAACCAACACCAAGAAACTGCTTCAGGTAATTCTTGTTGGACAACCTGAGCTAAAAGGCATTGTCTCCAGCGAAAGACTAAGGCAGCTCGACCAGAGAATTGCTGTCAGATATCATCTAGAGCCTTTGGGTCTTGAAGACACTGTTAGATATGTAAACCACAGGCTCAAGATTGCAGGAGGAATGGCATTATTTCCTGAAAAATGCATAAGACTTATTCACAAATACAGTCATGGTATTCCAAGACTGATTAATCTTGTCTGCGACAGGTCACTGCTTCTGGCATATTCAAGCGGATTTATCAATCTGAGCGCAAGAACAGTGAAGGGCGCAGTAAGTGATCTAAGCTCTGATAAAAAAGAAGGGATTAAACGGCCGTCCTCAGTTACAAAACCTGTGCTTGTGAGCATCGGAGTAATACTGCTTACAGTTATTGCATACACAAACCTTTCAGTTGAAGAAAATTATCTTGATGCAATAAAAAATGCATTAAGCGGATTTAAGACAACGGGGAAATTCTATTTAAGCGACAATATATATATGGTAACTGATGAAGGTCTTTCTGAAGATGCATGCGCTCTTAATCTCATGAGCATATATGGAGAGAGAAATCTTGAGGCCGCTTCCAACGTGCTTGTTGATGTCCAGAACAGAGGATATTCAGTTTACAGATTGAGTAATGAGCTTGACAGAGCGATAAAGTTGAATGTTCCAGGCATAATTCATTTAAAGAATGACAGTCACAATAAGTGTGCTGTTATAAAGGCTATAGTCGGCGACAGCGCTGTGCTTATTGGTTCAATGGAAGGAAGAAAGACAGTTAAACTCGAAAAACTTAAGGATAACATTGCAGGAATCAGCATTTATTTTAAAAATAAATTTACCGGGAGCAATAAAATATCATTACTTCAGCAGGAACTTAAAAAAAGAGGATTTTTTAAGTTTTACGTCACAGGAATATTCGGAGAAATAACAAAAAAAGCATTAAGAAATTTTCAAAAGAGCGAAGGACTGCAGGCAACAGGCAGACTTGATATTGAAACAGTTCTATTGCTTTCAAAAGAAAAAAATACGCCAAGACTAATTCTATAG
- a CDS encoding secondary thiamine-phosphate synthase enzyme YjbQ: MIRYINVRSKQRTEFIDITDKIHEVIKETGIVSGVCYIYVPHTTAGVAINEGADPSVQRDMQNALTRLIPNEMNYFHREGNADAHIKASLVGTSQVVIIDEGRLVLGTWQAVYFCEFDGPRHRRVALKIAPDK; encoded by the coding sequence GTGATCAGATATATAAATGTAAGGTCAAAACAAAGAACCGAGTTTATTGATATAACAGACAAGATTCATGAGGTTATAAAAGAAACAGGCATTGTAAGCGGAGTATGCTATATATATGTTCCCCACACTACTGCAGGCGTAGCGATAAATGAGGGGGCAGACCCTTCTGTTCAGCGTGATATGCAGAATGCATTAACAAGGCTTATCCCAAATGAAATGAATTATTTCCATAGGGAAGGGAATGCTGATGCGCATATAAAGGCGAGTCTTGTCGGCACATCCCAGGTAGTTATTATTGATGAAGGAAGACTTGTTCTTGGCACATGGCAGGCAGTATATTTCTGTGAATTTGACGGACCACGCCATAGACGTGTTGCACTCAAGATTGCTCCTGATAAATAA
- the fdhD gene encoding formate dehydrogenase accessory sulfurtransferase FdhD, with protein MNGSVKKIIHKISEGNIHQVEDTIAVEKKLKISINGEELISLYCTPTMIRELVVGLLLSEGLVKGSWCSDRMSIEYKDDAILVSIQAEGAVVPREGRIKTSGCIGGVTFEKKLETEKLKDDFTIDSKNLMEIFKDFQNRSDFYRLTGCIHSAALSDGRHILVFAEDIGRHNAVDKVIGYCLLEGIGFENKIMLASGRLSSEITSKCSKWGIPVVASRTAPTHYSVEIAEARGLTLVGFVRGNRLNIYTHPNRIKQ; from the coding sequence ATGAACGGTTCAGTAAAAAAAATAATCCACAAGATTTCCGAAGGCAATATCCATCAGGTAGAAGATACCATTGCAGTAGAGAAAAAGCTTAAGATATCGATAAACGGGGAAGAGTTAATAAGCCTTTATTGCACTCCTACTATGATAAGGGAGCTTGTTGTCGGACTCTTATTGTCAGAGGGGCTGGTGAAAGGTTCGTGGTGCTCTGACAGGATGAGCATAGAATACAAAGATGACGCAATTCTTGTCAGCATTCAGGCAGAGGGAGCTGTGGTCCCAAGAGAAGGAAGGATTAAAACATCCGGTTGTATAGGCGGTGTTACATTTGAAAAAAAGCTCGAGACTGAAAAATTAAAAGATGATTTTACGATTGATTCAAAAAATCTGATGGAAATATTCAAAGACTTTCAAAACCGCTCAGATTTTTACCGCTTGACAGGATGCATACACAGCGCTGCGTTATCTGACGGCAGACATATACTCGTCTTTGCAGAGGACATCGGAAGGCACAATGCTGTTGACAAGGTCATAGGATACTGTTTGCTTGAAGGCATTGGATTCGAGAACAAGATAATGCTTGCAAGCGGCCGTCTTTCTTCAGAGATTACATCAAAGTGTTCAAAGTGGGGGATCCCTGTTGTTGCAAGCCGCACAGCGCCAACACACTACTCAGTCGAGATCGCAGAAGCAAGAGGACTGACACTTGTTGGTTTCGTACGCGGGAACAGACTCAATATTTATACTCATCCCAACAGAATCAAACAATAA